The genomic region AGGGGATGCTCTTCGAGGCGCCGGCCTCGGGGCTGCGCACCTTCGCCGGGATCGAGCGTCGCGTGCTGACCCGCGGCGCCTGGGTCGACGTGCTGCGCAGCTGGGTGCCGCAGGCCGACGACGTCTTCGCGACCCTCGTGCGCGACGTGCCGTGGCGCGCCGAGCGGCGGGAGATGTACGACCGGGTCGTCGACGTGCCGCGGCTGCTGCACACCTACGGCCTGGGCGAGGCGCTGCCGCACGTCGTGCTCGAGGAGGCGCGCGACGCGCTCAGCGAGCACTACCTGCCCGAGCTCGGTGAGCCGTTCCGCACCGCCGGATGCTGCTACTACCGCGACGGCCGGGACAGCGTCGCCTGGCACGGCGACACGATCGGCCGCGGGCGCAGCGAGGACACCATGGTCGCGATCGTCTCCTTCGGCGATCCGCGGCGCCTCCAGCTGCGGCCCCGAGCCGGCGATGGCGAGTCGATCTCGATCGAGATGGGCCACGGCGACCTCGTGGTCATGGGCGGCTCCTGCCAGCGCACCTGGGAGCACGCCGTGCCGAAGGTCGCCTCCGCCGGACCGCGGATCTCGGTGCAGTTCCGACCGTTGAACGTGTTCTGAGGCCCGGCCCCGCGGGCGCTCGGGTGTGCCGGGACCTCCCGTCGGGCACCGGGAGCCATGAGTGAGCCCACCCCCACGACGCCCGGTCCGGCCAGCCCGGACCCGACGACGGAACCCACCGAGCCGACGACCGCGCCGGCTCCCGCACCCGCGGACCGGGCCTCACGCCGGGCCCGCCGCGAGGACGACCCGCTGCGCGGCTCCCGCACCAGCGGCGTCTGGTTCGGCGTCATCATCGCCGCGATCGTGCTCATCCTGTTGGTGATCTTCATCGTGCAGAACACCCAGTCGGTCCGGGTCTCCTACTTCGGCTGGGACGGCGAGGCGCCGCTCTCGGTGTCGCTGCTCGTCGCGGCGGTCGCCGGCATGGTGCTGGCGATCATCGCGGCGTCGCTGCGGATCCTGCAGCTGCGCCGCCGGGTCCGCCGCAACCGGAGCTGAGACCCGACTCAGACGTCCGGCTGAGAGGCCGGTCCCGCGTCCTGGTCCTCGTCCTCGGC from Nocardioides pantholopis harbors:
- a CDS encoding alpha-ketoglutarate-dependent dioxygenase AlkB, which codes for MDFQGMLFEAPASGLRTFAGIERRVLTRGAWVDVLRSWVPQADDVFATLVRDVPWRAERREMYDRVVDVPRLLHTYGLGEALPHVVLEEARDALSEHYLPELGEPFRTAGCCYYRDGRDSVAWHGDTIGRGRSEDTMVAIVSFGDPRRLQLRPRAGDGESISIEMGHGDLVVMGGSCQRTWEHAVPKVASAGPRISVQFRPLNVF
- a CDS encoding LapA family protein yields the protein MSEPTPTTPGPASPDPTTEPTEPTTAPAPAPADRASRRARREDDPLRGSRTSGVWFGVIIAAIVLILLVIFIVQNTQSVRVSYFGWDGEAPLSVSLLVAAVAGMVLAIIAASLRILQLRRRVRRNRS